In Tachypleus tridentatus isolate NWPU-2018 chromosome 7, ASM421037v1, whole genome shotgun sequence, a genomic segment contains:
- the LOC143258101 gene encoding uncharacterized protein LOC143258101 — translation MKITCCVALFSVLYLSVSASSSTPVLIPSQLQKIAQLVIPFINKFRGYTVLQPNTNRLTVYTSDPNSHTSVEEDEDESNLQPGITELKDEDLVNVQAPPYRFDDYGHLRFGRGVVAKIK, via the coding sequence ATGAAGATTACTTGTTGTGTTGCACTTTTCTCTGTTCTTTACCTATCCGTGTCAGCTTCGTCTTCAACACCGGTTTTAATACCGTCTCAACTTCAGAAAATAGCTCAACTGGTTATCCcgttcatcaacaagtttcgtggtTACACAGTGTTACAACCTAACACAAACAGACTCACTGTCTACACAAGTGACCCAAACTCTCACACCAGCGTAGAAGAAGACGAAGACGAAAGCAATCTTCAACCAGGAATTACAGAACTTAAAGACGAAGATTTAGTCAACGTACAAGCACCACCTTATAGATTTGATGACTACGGTCACCTGAGATTTGGAAGAGGTGttgtagcaaaaataaaataa